From the genome of Toxoplasma gondii ME49 chromosome XII, whole genome shotgun sequence:
CACCTCGTGGAACGCTGCAGATTCCCCTCGGCGCGCAGCTGCTGTTTCCTTCTGGAAATTGACGACCAGGCTGAAGGCGTCGCCTCTGCgctcgctgcagctgcggccTTCTCGTTCGAGTCCAGTCGCGACGACAGCCAAAGAGCCTCTGTTCCTCCCTGCAGGATTCGCATGTGGACGGGTGTTTCATCgcaaaacagagacgaagaagacgaaggagaggacatggacgaggcggagaaggagcaggaaCGTGGTGCGAAGGGGGAGGTCGACGAGAAtgcgggagaggaagagcgagacgaagaggaggaagacggagacgcgagaagggaggaagtTGCATCgctgaggagagaagcaggaatgGCTGAGAGGGGCGAGGACGGAGGCAGGGACAGAGTGAGGAGCGAcgttgcagaagaaaaggaaagcggaaccgccgaagaagagagaagagagaagagcggacaGTGTGGCgttcgaggagaaggaaggcaagtgctcgaaagcagagacgaagcgagagcGTGGAGGACAGGCCAGGCAAGGTGCGGGGGAAGTTCctgttttcgtctcctgagaggacaggagagaccACAGGCCAGCACACACAGAGGCGCCCGTGAGACCGGCCGCATGTCCTCGAGAGAAGACCCAGAAGCGGcaccgaggagaagaggaggcgaagcaggattcggagaagaacgagcagaagacgaagcagacgcacagggagaagaaggaaacgacgacgaaggatttgcagacagaagacgagaagctggagacgaaggtgaagagggagaacgagcagcagaaggagaaagagaaggagaacagagaggagaagagggagaaggagcagaaagagaaagagaaggagaacagagaggagaagagggagaaggagcaggagaaagagaagaaacagaagaggagggaagagggTCGACAAGGGAGGGAGCGACGGctcgagcagctgcagacTGGCTGCCGCTGCTTCAGTTGGCGCGAGAGCTTTGCGATGTCCAGGAACTCGaactcgtcttcgtcgatcGTCTTTGGTGTGCAGGTGCGGAACAGAAGTCGATGAAGGGCGGGGAATGAGGAAGAGCTGGCTAGGCAAACGAGCCGACATGGAACAGAGGAGTCAGGCGAAAAACAACGCAGATAATGTCGAACGAAAAACCATGAGACGTCTTTTGAGGCGACAAGAACTGGGAGAGCAGGAAGGGATAGCGGGGAGAGGCCAGACATGCGATGTCGATCGATCAAAATGTCGCAAGGGGCGAGGGGAATAGCTCGAAACGTATCTGAAGCTTCACTGAAGGTCGTTTCGAAGGAAccagtctctctgtctgcttgaCGAAGGCGACCTCGCAGTTCagacgcgagcgaggaagTCTCTTTTGTTGTATGCAGCGGATGGGCACAGACGCGCCGAAactctgtttcttcagcaACTGTCGCCTCGAGTGTGGAGAAGAATCGAGAAGCTCCAGTTAATCAAATTGACGCCTCAGCTCTTGGAGCTTCTGGACGCCAGGGCTGAGGCTGCTCTCACCTCGGTCAAGGTCGGTCTTTCACGGTGGTGTTTTCGCGAGCTCCATGTTTCAGGCGACTTCTCAAAAAACTGCAGATGTAGATCCGCTTGTTGTGTAGTCCCCCCTCTTGACGCATCTTCGGCATAATTGCAGAGAATCGCGCGGAGAGACGCTTTCCTCGATGTTCGCTGGGTGCATGCACAACATGAGACGCGCGGCAACGCGAGTGAAAAAGACAATGGGGCCACAACGCGTTGTTCTCACATTCGAAAAACATGCACCGTCGCGCCCTGTAAATGGTGTATTTTTCTCcatctatacatacatatagatTGATAAATTACTTGTAAACATGTGTATTCATGAATGTATTTGCATATcgaaagacaggagagaagatcGAGCCACTTACTAGAGATGTCTGTACTGCTATATAAGCCTATGTTTCACTATATACAGACAAGTGTACGTGCTGTCATTATTTGGTTATGCacacttatatatatatatatatatatatatatatttatttatttatataaGTGTGCATAACCAAATGGATGCATGTATACAAATGTCTAAACTGAATATATCCTTGTGTGTATTTTGTGGCGTAGAGGGTGATTATCAAAAAGAGCAGCAGgtctgtttctttgttttttttcagtttgAAATTGCACACCTGGATGTGAGCGACCGTGGAAGCAGCCGCAGCACGGCAGCGTCGTCGTCAGCGctgctctcttcgttttcttgccTTTCACTGCAAGCGTTTGCCGCCTTTCTCGCGCGCCGccctcgggtgtacgtacacttcAGTCGCTTCACGGTCTTCGTGCGCACCAGACAGGCAGCccagctgcagctgctcgcgAGAGTTCTCAGCCGCATCGAGGTGTCTCAGAATCTGAGGTGAGAGGAAGTCGCAGCGGAAACTGAGGGAACAGTGACAAGAGgaagtgaagaggaaggaatgCCCAGTCGAGTGAGGCGAAAAAGtaacgaaagaaaacaatGAAGAAAGGCATGCAGAGGAGTGGCGTAAGACGCGAAGTGACtcagaaaaggaggaggcTGTGTCGCCGGGATAGAGAGGCCAGCAGTCTTCCTTCTGAGCTATCGCGCCTCTTCAACGAACTTTCTCTGAGACCTGGAGTGCTGTCAGTTGCCTCAAACTCTCCGTTTGTTCGCTTTTTCGCGTTCGTTGTTTTGAATTTCTGCAGGAGGTCCTTTTACCCTGGACGAGACATACGTGTATGcatttcgttttctttttgcaGATTCACTTTCCAACTGCCGGCCCTCactcgtcgccttccctctgctTTTCCATCATCTCATCGATCTCACACAGAGTggctcgcttcttccactgcttctccttctttctcttcttctttcgcttctttttcatctcttgtctctgttgctcggcgcgagggagaaggagagacatcctcgccgcgtttctctgggtgtgcatgcatgggTCCCGTGACGATGAGGAAAGTGAagcgtctttctctcatGGGCTTCCACCCTGCTGAACACCGCCTCCTCGACCAGCTGTTCTTGCCAGATGCCACTGATGTAGAGATCTACGGGCTGCATCTTGACGATCCAGAAGCAGCGCCTGCATGCGTAGCGATTATGCATCACGCGTCCTcgatctcttcttctccttctcctccttctccttctctctctcttcctcccccgtctccttcttcccttccttcttctccttctccgtctcttcctcccccgtctccttctcttccttcttctccttctccgtctcttcctcccccgtctccttcttctcttccttctccttcttctgttccttctccttctcttccttctcgttctccttttttgaACGATCCACTGGAGAGCGCTGCTTCCCCGTTGCTTGCGTTGTCTCGGGCACTGCCTGCGTTAAAGACGCTCTGCGTAAAGAACCACGACTTGGATGCGCTAGCAGTCTTCCTCGCAAGTCCCCGGTTCTCGCAGCTGTCTGCGCTCCAGCTGCAGGGCCATATTCTGAAGTTCACAACGCAGGCGGAGCGCGTCGCCGCGCTGTTGCAGAGACACCCAAAAGCGGCTGTCCGAatttcttcgctgctgctctcGCTTCGAATCGACTCTCCCTTCCTCGTGCAGAGCAGCCAGAatctgctgctgctcctcgGCTTGCTTCCTGGACTGACGGAGGTCCGTGTGCAGCTGAACAGACACACTCCGAGGGTCCTCGTATGGCGCAGCAGAGAAACTGGAACTTCGGAACGCGAGCTTCACTGGGATTCACACCCTGTTGCGGGatcgaggaggcagaaggagatctgtgggagaaaaacgcttcCACGCTCGCCGTCCTCGTCTGCGGCGTCGACCTTCTGTTCTTGCTCCCATTCGAtctctgccgcctcgtcgtcctctcctcctctctgtcgcgtctcttcttctcctagTGCCttgccttctccgtctgccttctcctctgcttcggtCTCGTATCAccctgctttttcttccccgtcaCCTTCCGCTTTCTGTCGCCGCCGGCCGTCTTGTGCATCGCCGGCGACTTCATCGCGCTGTCCGCCCTGTGGGTCACTCCTGGCGAGTCCTCcgctgaagaagcgagtagacgaacaacagagagaagagataagagaagaagagaggccaaggtggagcgacggagagggagaagcaggtgaaaagagaggcgagagcggagaacagagaaaagaagggacGCGCGCAGGACCTTGCTGCTGTGCAGGCGCACGGGGCGGCCCAGAGCGACGCGGAGAGCGTTGCGCgtcgaggagggagaagtgGAGTGAATCTCAAGAAGCGGGAACAGACACAAGGCAGAAccgcagaaaggagacagagagaagcggcgcacTGGAAAATGAGGTGaggcaagaagaggaagaggaacgagacgaagcagtggaaggagaagagaaacgcgaagcagACAAAACGCCAcgacaggaagaggaggaaggagaaaacgaagaagagaatgaaCAGGGAGATATTCGACGCTTCTTTCGTGAGCTTGCGTCTGTCCACGGAGGAAGGAGGCCTTTCGTCGTGTCATCCAAAtcaggaaaaacagagaatcTGAATTCCGTCACGTTTCAAGAATTTCAGCCAGTCTGTCAagcaagaaaacaagaaacgaagagaaatgAAAAACACGAACGaacaaacagagaagagcacaGAGTGAGTGAAAGAACGTTCAACGGTTTTGTGTCTTCCTCGaatgcttctctctcttcttcttcgtcttcttctttgtcttcttcttcgtctccctcttcatgtccctcttcttctgctgctccttctccttcgcagACACTCGCAGCTGCGTCGGTGTCTTCTTTTCGGTTTCCTTCCTGggctccttcgtctgcgtgTGCGACTCCAGGGAATGCATGCAAGTTGCGGAAAAGCTGGCTGGAGGAATTTGCGCTCCTTCACGTTCCGCTCGAAAGCAGAggcttttctttcgtctgcatgcgagaaGACAGTCCAGcctctcgggtgtctgctCTCCAGTCCACCACTATCGTGTACAGAAAGCATAGCGGGTCCGATTGACTCCAGATGCGTTATAGTGTTTCTATCTTTTTAGATTCTTTGCGGTTTCGTTCGTTTAGATTTAGAAACATTTGGAATGATTGCCCATTCGGTTAACGCTTTTTCGAATTTCTTACCACGTTTAGAGCTCAAATGAACGAGAACTGTGCACAGAATTACACCTTGGTCGACGTTCTTGTGCGAGAAAATAGGAAGAAGCCTGTTGCTTCCTCCTTAGCAGAAGgcgggaaggagacaagcccctctcgcctctgcgcgGAAGGCTCCTCcggttttttttcgtctccttgcCTCGCTGCATATGCCCCCAGTGCAGCTGTGCTTCGCCTACCGGCTTCGAAGAAGCATGTGCAAGCCACTTGCTCTCTATCTCTCCTCGTAACTGCTTCTCAGATTCCTTTCCCTTCCAGATCGCCTGGTTATTTCCACTTGACGCCCATTGCAAATGTAGCGAGAGTCGTCCGTTTTCAGCTTGCACCGTTGCGAAGCGAACGCCGTTCTTTGCGGCAACCTTGGAACTCGCAGGACCTTTCACTGATTATACGTACGAAGGGCAGTCAACTCACTTTGACACCACGCTCGACCTTTTGTCTGTTCCTCAAAGAACGAAAGTGGAAACGGGGACAGGCtgagaggcagcagcgggCAGACGACAGggagttcgtttttctccctgaAACTTGTTTggcggcttcttctttcctctttgaGTCGGCCACCCAGgatttctcttcgttttttcgagaAACCTTCCGCGTTTCTGAAACAGATCGGCGAGCGCGAGATACACTCAGGCAGCACCTCATCCTCGCGCTCGGTCCTAGAACACCGCAGTTCTCGGAAATCATGCCCCTTCGTGTCTTGCCTCTTCCATGTGTCTCTAGAAAATAActcgaaagagacgcagcagcgtCTGCACAAAGTCACATTGATGAGAGTCGCATGTCACCGGGCAACCAACGCGAGTCCGCTGACAACTGAAGCTGGAGTTCCCCTGCCTCACAGATCCCCGCgaatgcacttaacagcagCGAAGTCTCCGACGCGACCTTCTAGGATATACTGTGACTTGCGCAGACAGGCTGTATACGGACCTCAGCGAAACGAACGTTCGGCGGAACGCAGCTGGCCACCGTGAGAACGGTAGAAGATCTTTTATACATATGTAGTTTTTTCATGCACACTGAACAGATCAGTTAGTCACACATGTGTACACAACATAGACATGCATATGCGCATATCCAAGTTGGCACAGTTATTTATTCCACAGATAAATTCATGTGTGTCAATGTGCGCGGTAAACATCCACATGCATAGACTTAGATACGCACTTGCGTTCAGTTTATAGACTTATTTTGGTTTGCATCCACACATATGTACACCACCGCATATACGTAggtatttatatgtatagatatacatatacgtatatatatgcatatatatatatatatatatatatatatatgtatagagtATACCTATACAAGCATATACATCATCGTGTGCAGATCCGTGTACAGGTTTGTGTGTGCAAGATTATTTTAAGTAAAGACGTGTACATGAAAGAATCACGGCTTGAGAGGTTAAAAGAATCACTGGCTTCCGAAAATTGAAGAGGTCCACCACTGGAGACCGAGGCTTCACCAGTGGCGACAAGTCGCATCTCTCAACTatttctgcgtttcgacCTGCGATGcgccgacagagaaaagtgaTCGTTGTACGGTGTGTACGTACTgaacccccccccccccatgTTAAGTTGAGGAGGAGTCTCTCGTTGGCAGCTTGTTCGCCTGGATGCACGCGCACCCCGTTGTACATGACGGTGATCTCTGTTGACGTTGTTTCACACGCGTCGCCCGCTCTAATCTCACAGAGTTTTGACTTTAAAGGAGAAGTCGCAGCGAAAACGGCTGTGGAGTTTCGTCGAGCGTCATAGGCGTGGAGGTCCCATTCCAGTCCGccaaaagcagagaaaagtgaTTCCGAAAGGCACAAGAAACGCCACAGTTTCCACGTCAATTAATCTACAAAGAGCATTGTCCTCGCGCTCTGTCGCGCCACAAAAAGGACGGGCTTCGTCGGCTGTAAAAACGCGTACAGAAAAAGCTGAATGGGTCCACGCCCCCCTCCCTCTTACGCAACAGAGACAGTTTCCTCTGCACAGCTCTTTTCTCGACAAACATATTTTCATTTCCACGGGGAATTCCCCAATCTTTCAAAAGTCAGTTCTCCACTCCAGCACCCAATCCCGTGGATACTGAAGggtgaaacgcatgcgcagagCGTCTCTGgcgtacatacaccccatGCGCCCGTCGAGGTTGCTCTGTCTTTTCCACCGAGCTTCGCGCtggcgagcgaagaagccttgtctttcttgcgcgcatgcagtcagaCAATTTCTCTGCCGGCGGCCTCTCTCTCAGTTCGCATGCGCACCGGAGAACCTTCGTCGAGTCTCACATCTCTGGAAGATCTGTGTTTCTGCCCCCCTTcccgtttcctgtcttcgtcttggCAAAGTCGCGTTTGTCTGTCCGCCTTCGAAACTTTTCGCCCCCCAGAAAactcctctctgtgtcgtccgcgccagaagcgacaggagacGCTGCAGTCTGCTGAAGtagaaggacgagaaagggCGCACTGCGAACGACTCTCCTCGAGACAGGcggggaggagaagcagagaagaggccaTGCTCAACACACAGAGCAGCCCAAAGAGCGCGTCCCAGCCAAACTGCTCTGTCACCGTCGCTGTACAGACGCCCTGACAACACAAGCAACAGGCGCGCAAAGCCACAAGGtagccgagagagagaagaaggagagaaagacgaaaagcagagacgcagggGAGCAgtgcgagaggaaagagaaaaagcagaagacaaaccgagacagagacgaaggaaagagagagagacagagatacacaggcagaacaggagaagagaaagccgtacaaatggagagacaagaagaggtAAGAGGAGAGAAATTGGAACGAAAATAGGAAGTccgaaggagggagaaatAACTCCGAAAACACACGGTGGTGTTCTCTCACCTGAAGAAGCGCCCCCACGGCACCCATGCCATTAATAAAGGCGGCGACGACCGCCAGAGCCTTATCGCTGCTCGGGCCTGGAGCTGAACAAACGGGAATGAAGCAAAGCCATTCTCTGAGCGGACTCTCACTCGTTCGATGTGCACCATTCTCTTTATCTCTCTTgttgtccttctctctcgttgtctcttccttgtctctgcatAGCTATATCGGCTCATCTCTTTCTttacctctctctcgttgtctttctctttaTCTCAGTCTCTATATCCGTTCATCATCTCGCCTCGTCTCTATTTGTGTCTCGCTTGTCGCGTTGTctcgttgtttttctctcctctctttttcccctgCATTTTCATATCCTCTTCCGCGGTCTCTCAACaatttctctctgcgcttttctgctctctctcgataCTGTGGTGTTGCTGCGTTTACaacctcctcctctctgttctcctctgttttccttccaTTTTTCGATTTTCTCTCAATTTCATTTATCCTTACCTatgctgcctctctccacgaGGTCCTGGGCGGCAGTGGCGCCCAGTATGGAGTCGGGAGAGGCAATGCAGAAGCCGACGGCgaacatgaagaagaggaggcggtACAGCTCCATccacctttcttcttctttcttttcttgtcttgctctttgtctctcgagcaacgcgagtctctcgtcctcttgtTGCGCTAGcagcttcgcctcctcttcctcctgtgtgtgtcttactgcctcctctgcgctagcgaggaagaactcttccttcgctctcttcttctctctctcttcctcgctctgcgtctcagattctgtctccctctgcatgcCTCCTCTTGTCTGCGCAAAAAACGCACGCGTTCTCTCGTCCAGCTGTGAAGATGAGACTCTTTCTGCATCCGTCAAAATTGTTTTTCGATCATTCACTGCTTCTCTCGGCGCTCCTCGACCGACACTCGAggcgtctcctgtcttctcggCCTTCACCCTGGGTTCGAGTTCGGAGTGGGGAAGCC
Proteins encoded in this window:
- a CDS encoding hypothetical protein (encoded by transcript TGME49_278815) yields the protein MPRKLRRLPYFRFGHRDSRGCKEASPEHAEKQKQVLRCSKQASRLAGRQEDGGRGQLENAETPRTARGSEDFKADTCFERQAFCLHLLPSSALSLLLRFLHLDDVCRLALSSKQLYLHPDLNTPFAVAHLELILHGRNFDRCFARGCSCLATNRFVESRFSPGGASLLHQSTTSLPARQPFSTLPLRPCQLRRLSPLPLSDRFLAASPLQNSSAFPPSLTPTTPTALCSQLRVTGAPLAAARRKQESRLAEQTANGMLSTTENREHEKREGNYRTERRNWRRGVPYWEVVPRAGGSGLDSPACLLRERQVSGACDGGFHTRSFDSSHPVLRLKKDAPCSSKDPAPEHACLHAGGRLPSEVPSEERLPPPRCPPGVCTAEPRGQRPMAAPAGRENRWDVRVKQSLARGEERAETVWRQTLGFLGIRQERRTRGCSLQGRRSLGNARLTLVQEALAAAAGRLGSERSEKEKPKGCPEASHSSSSASDRPSPRASSSPSARLPLSSALCTFSGSQDSLGRSSCSPSASPIPAPTREIGAEAQTPGGEGGEQQANLPCGEQRQPTLECDKEKHRDFPRETVVCASGDDLRDHSAADVHTLQTGGETKEVRGRRKMFEEEVNHQDRIGWTAGTGNEYFGKASQQRARRTEEKQAAAATVSGLKEKAGIEEKSRHRPADCDETGRCTRHSERRNHGVARPRLPSSYPLSSSLLSPLSLDASLFRWSSASRCFSPGRRQAPDGRTAESSFSERSQHLFPLPPALRESGSSSGSSSFPSSSPRVTSAGSAAISRETSHSFHRVLSKLCHLEALIIESATPVTPLPPLPYSLLPVSSAPLPFLSPSSSLSSCPSFVSSSASCSSSSPSSPSSSASSFSSSSPLSSLSVEATRGDAGEAAREEAWGGERSNTAEGRAQEQSAETPQLPRRRAERFILSWRQLNSLLRRNASSLQTLYLAVDGLDVDLRTEKRPHRGCFEGGRRSRNEGGEKRSGDSIGKHNIETAKERRPGEGDLSLFRLEAKQKRTSYLSRVDECTSDSPSDSRVSPASSAPPRLVFPRLRHLTLGRKPEVYRHLVERCRFPSARSCCFLLEIDDQAEGVASALAAAAAFSFESSRDDSQRASVPPCRIRMWTGVSSQNRDEEDEGEDMDEAEKEQERGAKGEVDENAGEEERDEEEEDGDARREEVASLRREAGMAERGEDGGRDRVRSDVAEEKESGTAEEERREKSGQCGVRGEGRQVLESRDEARAWRTGQARCGGSSCFRLLRGQERPQASTHRGARETGRMSSREDPEAAPRRRGGEAGFGEERAEDEADAQGEEGNDDEGFADRRREAGDEGEEGERAAEGEREGEQRGEEGEGAEREREGEQRGEEGEGAGEREETEEEGRGSTREGATARAAADWLPLLQLARELCDVQELELVFVDRLWCAADGHRRAETLFLQQLSPRVWRRIEKLQLIKLTPQLLELLDARAEAALTSVKFEIAHLDVSDRGSSRSTAASSSALLSSFSCLSLQAFAAFLARRPRVYVHFSRFTVFVRTRQAAQLQLLARVLSRIEVSQNLRFTFQLPALTRRLPSAFPSSHRSHTEWLASSTASPSFSSSFASFSSLVSVARREGEGETSSPRFSGCACMGPVTMRKVKRLSLMGFHPAEHRLLDQLFLPDATDVEIYGLHLDDPEAAPACVAIMHHASSISSSPSPPSPSLSLPPPSPSSLPSSPSPSLPPPSPSLPSSPSPSLPPPSPSSLPSPSSVPSPSLPSRSPFLNDPLESAASPLLALSRALPALKTLCVKNHDLDALAVFLASPRFSQLSALQLQGHILKFTTQAERVAALLQRHPKAAVRISSLLLSLRIDSPFLVQSSQNLLLLLGLLPGLTEVRVQLNRHTPRVLVWRSRETGTSERELHWDSHPVAGSRRQKEICGRKTLPRSPSSSAASTFCSCSHSISAASSSSPPLCRVSSSPSALPSPSAFSSASVSYHPAFSSPSPSAFCRRRPSCASPATSSRCPPCGSLLASPPLKKRVDEQQREEIREEERPRWSDGEGEAGEKRGESGEQRKEGTRAGPCCCAGARGGPERRGERCASRREKWSESQEAGTDTRQNRRKETERSGALENETLAAASVSSFRFPSWAPSSACATPGNACKLRKSWLEEFALLHVPLESRGFSFVCMREDSPASRVSALQSTTIVYRKHSGSD